A part of Gemmatimonas groenlandica genomic DNA contains:
- a CDS encoding HmuY family protein: protein MMMRSLLSVASLAVLGACEGESNATGPGAGTPEPAINQVVSFGPLNASSTDTLVFFSFASGTLVPRTADWDLAFRRYEVRLNSPAVGGATSKNVLGFALDNNKTTSDAQVLAFTPAATLADFDGVRVAQIPADDQFQTDRLTENKQGYLNLSGIPTANPANYWKLRLANGTFAVFRATRIKFTQTFAVDTLYLESRLQTGSTLGAVQTLAIAPANGVRQISLATNAVVTGAGCNWDLEFNPAANQLSLVPNVACNAGSYPGPTSPAFANATIASDAPQFATFLSTLVGPIPNSVLDKSAPFRYNLQGNDRLHAAFNTYLVKSGTRVYKLQVTDYYSNTGVAGFPTIRYARIR, encoded by the coding sequence ATGATGATGCGGTCGCTGTTGTCGGTGGCCTCCCTCGCTGTGCTCGGCGCGTGTGAAGGCGAGTCGAACGCCACTGGTCCGGGTGCCGGCACACCGGAGCCGGCCATCAACCAGGTGGTGTCGTTCGGTCCGCTCAACGCGAGCAGCACCGACACCCTCGTGTTCTTCAGCTTTGCTTCCGGCACCTTGGTGCCGCGCACCGCCGACTGGGATCTGGCATTCCGTCGCTACGAAGTCCGTTTGAACTCGCCGGCAGTTGGCGGCGCGACGAGCAAGAACGTGCTTGGCTTCGCACTCGACAACAACAAGACGACCAGTGACGCGCAGGTTTTGGCCTTCACACCGGCCGCGACGCTCGCCGACTTCGATGGGGTGCGCGTGGCGCAGATTCCCGCCGACGATCAGTTTCAGACCGATCGTTTGACGGAGAACAAGCAGGGCTACCTGAACCTGAGCGGCATTCCGACGGCGAATCCGGCGAACTATTGGAAGCTGCGTCTGGCCAATGGTACGTTCGCGGTGTTCCGCGCCACCCGCATCAAGTTCACGCAGACGTTTGCGGTGGACACGCTGTACCTCGAGTCGCGCCTGCAGACCGGCAGCACTCTCGGTGCGGTGCAGACGCTGGCGATTGCGCCGGCCAACGGCGTGCGTCAGATCAGTCTCGCCACCAATGCCGTGGTCACCGGCGCCGGCTGCAACTGGGATCTCGAGTTCAATCCCGCCGCGAACCAACTGTCGCTCGTGCCCAATGTCGCGTGCAACGCCGGCTCGTATCCGGGGCCGACCTCTCCGGCGTTCGCCAACGCGACGATCGCCAGCGATGCGCCGCAGTTCGCGACCTTCCTCTCGACGTTGGTGGGGCCGATCCCGAACTCCGTGCTCGATAAGAGCGCTCCGTTCCGCTACAACCTGCAGGGCAACGACCGCTTGCACGCGGCGTTCAACACGTATCTCGTGAAGTCGGGCACGCGCGTCTACAAGCTCCAGGTCACCGACTACTACAGCAACACCGGTGTGGCGGGCTTTCCGACGATTCGCTACGCCCGCATTCGATGA
- a CDS encoding SDR family NAD(P)-dependent oxidoreductase produces the protein MSTPTLSDRPVLVITGASGGIGAALARHVAPTHALSLVARRAAELQAVGDELRATGSRVLTITADVTSRAEVQRVVRETLARFGRIDAWVNNVGQGITRMPSELTDDDIDDMMRINVKSALYGMQEVLPHFQATGRGHIVNVSSMLGRAPFALQRSAYSAAKHFLNALTANFRTEVQATHPDIQVSLVSPGVVRTEFGLNARHGGVDSRALPESQSADDVAAVIAAVLHDRRPDVYTRTGSAARIAGMYASIGVDP, from the coding sequence ATGAGCACACCGACTCTCTCCGATCGCCCCGTACTCGTCATCACGGGGGCGAGTGGCGGCATTGGGGCCGCGCTGGCGCGTCACGTGGCGCCTACGCACGCCTTGTCCCTCGTCGCACGACGCGCCGCTGAACTCCAGGCCGTGGGCGACGAGCTGAGGGCGACTGGATCGCGAGTCCTGACCATCACCGCCGATGTCACAAGCCGCGCCGAGGTCCAGCGCGTCGTGCGCGAGACGCTGGCGCGCTTCGGACGAATCGATGCCTGGGTCAATAACGTCGGTCAGGGCATCACGCGCATGCCGTCCGAACTCACCGACGACGACATCGACGACATGATGCGGATCAACGTGAAGTCGGCGCTGTACGGCATGCAGGAGGTGCTGCCGCATTTCCAGGCGACCGGCCGCGGACACATCGTCAATGTCTCGTCCATGCTGGGGCGCGCGCCCTTCGCCCTGCAACGCTCGGCCTACAGCGCAGCGAAGCATTTCCTCAACGCACTCACGGCGAATTTCCGCACCGAGGTGCAGGCGACCCACCCGGACATTCAGGTCTCCCTGGTCTCTCCGGGCGTCGTGCGCACGGAGTTCGGCCTGAATGCCCGCCATGGTGGCGTCGACTCGCGCGCGCTACCGGAATCGCAGAGCGCCGACGACGTGGCGGCCGTGATCGCCGCCGTGCTTCATGACCGCCGACCGGACGTCTATACCCGTACCGGATCGGCGGCGCGCATTGCCGGCATGTACGCGTCGATCGGCGTCGACCCGTAA
- a CDS encoding carboxylate-amine ligase, whose protein sequence is MRAPSLTVGIEEEYQIIDPVTRDLTPGFDALVSSNDAQLADVKAELHQCQVEIGTKVCSSIAELRSELVKLRGLVIKAAGQHGLTIASAGTHPFSNWMNQEMTPKERYLGVKAELQDLAHRLLIFGTHVHVGIEDPEFRIDCLNAARYILPHILCLSTSSPFWFGRNTGLHSYRSIVFKNFPRTGVPRILNGWGDYADLVDTLVKTRSIPDGSKIWWDVRPHHIYPTLEFRACDVNTKVDEAVCIAAILQAVVAKMWKLRRDNMTFRVYAQDLIEENKWRAVRWGLGGKLIDFGKKEELPAPVLIRELVEWFLDDVLDELGTRKEVEYAFRILDEGSSAQRQLATYARTGDLRAVVDQLIRETAEGVCEPFLGPPLESANSREAAVPGSMPTPTAPLSAVRGQSVP, encoded by the coding sequence ATGCGCGCTCCGAGCCTAACGGTCGGAATCGAGGAAGAGTACCAGATCATCGACCCCGTCACGCGTGACCTCACGCCCGGGTTCGATGCGTTGGTGTCGAGCAACGACGCACAGTTGGCCGACGTCAAAGCTGAGCTCCACCAATGTCAGGTGGAGATCGGCACGAAGGTCTGCTCCTCGATTGCGGAACTGCGCTCGGAGCTGGTGAAGCTGCGTGGGTTGGTCATCAAGGCGGCCGGTCAGCATGGCCTGACCATCGCCTCGGCCGGTACGCATCCCTTCTCCAACTGGATGAATCAGGAGATGACGCCGAAGGAGCGATACCTCGGCGTGAAGGCGGAGCTGCAGGACCTGGCCCACCGCCTGCTCATTTTCGGGACGCATGTGCATGTGGGCATTGAAGATCCGGAATTCCGGATCGACTGCCTGAACGCCGCGCGTTACATCCTGCCTCACATTTTGTGTTTGTCCACATCGTCGCCGTTCTGGTTCGGTCGCAACACGGGGCTGCATTCCTATCGCAGCATCGTGTTCAAGAACTTTCCGCGCACCGGTGTACCGCGCATCCTGAACGGATGGGGCGACTACGCCGATCTCGTGGACACGCTGGTGAAAACGCGCAGCATTCCGGATGGATCGAAGATCTGGTGGGACGTGCGCCCGCACCACATCTACCCGACGCTCGAGTTCCGCGCCTGCGATGTGAACACGAAGGTCGATGAGGCGGTATGCATCGCGGCCATTCTGCAGGCCGTTGTCGCCAAGATGTGGAAGCTGCGTCGCGACAACATGACGTTCCGCGTGTACGCCCAGGATCTCATTGAAGAGAACAAGTGGCGCGCCGTCCGTTGGGGACTCGGCGGCAAGCTGATCGACTTCGGCAAGAAGGAGGAGCTGCCGGCACCGGTGCTGATCCGCGAGCTGGTGGAGTGGTTCCTCGACGACGTGCTCGACGAGCTCGGTACGCGAAAGGAAGTCGAGTATGCGTTTCGCATCCTCGACGAAGGGTCGAGCGCCCAGCGTCAGTTGGCGACGTATGCGCGAACTGGAGATCTGCGGGCGGTCGTCGACCAGCTCATCCGCGAGACGGCCGAGGGGGTATGCGAGCCGTTCCTTGGTCCGCCGCTCGAGTCGGCGAACTCACGTGAGGCGGCTGTTCCGGGATCGATGCCCACCCCGACTGCCCCGTTGTCGGCGGTGCGAGGGCAGTCAGTCCCGTAA
- a CDS encoding gamma-glutamyl-gamma-aminobutyrate hydrolase family protein, translating to MSSLKRPVIGLTTQTLHSIDGIPPGLPSSWVMNQRYFLAATMVGAVPWMIPLLDDDLLTLREIYERLDGILIPGGVDINPAEYGETVRKECGNLDPARDRVELQLVRWAIEDGKPVFGLCRGLQVINVASGGTLWQDLASQKPSFNKHDFFPTAGFERDHLAHEVDIVADTKLSRLLESTRAPVNSMHHQGIKQLGQHLVASATADDGLIEAVEGDGDAFLIGVQWHPEVLEMADPHTRHLFGGFIRAAMDWSTANSTSRVGVGG from the coding sequence ATGTCGTCTTTGAAACGCCCGGTGATCGGGCTGACCACACAAACGCTGCACTCGATCGACGGCATTCCACCCGGATTGCCATCGTCGTGGGTGATGAATCAGCGCTACTTCCTGGCCGCCACCATGGTGGGTGCCGTGCCCTGGATGATCCCGCTGCTCGACGACGATCTGCTCACACTTCGCGAGATCTACGAGCGGCTCGACGGCATCCTGATTCCGGGTGGCGTCGATATCAATCCGGCCGAGTACGGCGAGACGGTCCGGAAGGAATGTGGCAATCTGGACCCCGCGCGCGACCGCGTGGAGCTGCAATTGGTGCGATGGGCCATCGAGGACGGTAAGCCCGTCTTCGGTCTCTGCCGTGGTCTGCAGGTGATCAACGTGGCCTCGGGCGGTACGCTCTGGCAGGACCTCGCATCACAAAAGCCGTCTTTCAACAAGCACGATTTTTTTCCGACGGCGGGCTTCGAGCGCGACCACCTCGCGCACGAGGTCGATATTGTGGCGGACACAAAGCTGTCACGGTTGCTGGAATCCACACGGGCGCCCGTGAACAGCATGCATCATCAGGGCATCAAGCAGCTGGGGCAGCATCTCGTGGCCTCGGCGACCGCCGATGACGGGTTGATCGAGGCAGTCGAGGGCGACGGTGACGCGTTTCTGATCGGGGTGCAATGGCACCCGGAAGTGCTCGAGATGGCGGATCCACATACCCGACATCTGTTCGGCGGCTTCATTCGTGCCGCTATGGATTGGTCCACGGCGAACAGCACGTCCCGTGTGGGCGTGGGGGGTTAA
- a CDS encoding circularly permuted type 2 ATP-grasp protein, with protein MSTSAIARYHDALQDRAIAQASAEVLERQLRHDGLFFGERALCSVLRPRFLGLGQYQQLARACALVGSAFEKVRVAAMADSALRAQFGLTAWEEQLIHADPGFDVASPTSRLDAFFAEGRGGLKFTEFNAETPAGAAYNDALSRAFLSLPVMHEFSRTHVAVPLPAAPSVVHSLLNAYYRWRGVREAPTIVILDWKEVPTYSEFVLFEREFKALGIDAFIGDPRDAEYTNGKLMIGGKHVTLIYKRVLIDELVTREGLDSPVVRAVREGAVCMVNPFRCKMLHKKASLAVLSDERQAPLLTADERAAVSAHVPWTRVVQARHTQYGDSRVDLLEFTAANRATLVLKPNDEYGGKGIVLGWTVNDAEWAAAIATALAEPYIVQERVEIPSELWPAWTDGALHLGERMLDTAPFLADGITMSGCLTRIATDPLLNVTAGGGSNVPTFLVEPR; from the coding sequence ATGTCCACATCCGCGATCGCGCGGTACCACGATGCGCTGCAGGATCGCGCGATTGCGCAGGCGAGCGCCGAAGTCCTTGAACGGCAGCTCCGGCATGACGGGCTCTTTTTTGGAGAGCGCGCGTTGTGCAGTGTCTTACGCCCGCGCTTCCTTGGTCTCGGGCAATACCAGCAGCTGGCCCGCGCCTGTGCCCTGGTCGGATCGGCGTTCGAAAAGGTCCGCGTGGCTGCCATGGCGGACTCGGCTTTACGTGCCCAGTTCGGGTTGACGGCTTGGGAAGAGCAGCTGATCCATGCCGACCCCGGCTTCGACGTCGCCAGCCCGACCTCCCGCCTCGATGCCTTTTTCGCGGAAGGGCGGGGCGGGCTCAAGTTCACGGAATTCAACGCGGAGACGCCGGCTGGGGCGGCATACAACGATGCGTTGTCGCGCGCGTTTCTGTCGTTGCCGGTCATGCATGAGTTCAGCCGGACGCATGTCGCCGTGCCGCTGCCCGCCGCGCCGTCGGTCGTGCACTCGCTCCTCAACGCGTACTACCGCTGGCGCGGGGTGCGCGAGGCGCCCACGATCGTCATTCTCGATTGGAAGGAAGTGCCGACGTACAGCGAGTTCGTGCTCTTCGAGCGCGAGTTCAAAGCGCTCGGGATCGACGCGTTCATCGGCGACCCGCGTGACGCGGAGTACACGAACGGCAAGCTGATGATCGGTGGCAAGCACGTCACGCTGATCTACAAGCGCGTATTGATCGACGAACTGGTGACGCGTGAAGGGCTCGATTCACCCGTCGTCCGAGCTGTGCGTGAAGGTGCGGTGTGCATGGTGAACCCGTTTCGCTGCAAGATGTTACATAAGAAGGCCTCACTTGCCGTGTTAAGTGACGAACGGCAGGCGCCGCTGCTCACCGCCGACGAACGGGCAGCCGTCTCCGCCCATGTGCCGTGGACACGTGTGGTGCAGGCGCGACACACGCAGTATGGCGACAGTCGCGTCGATCTCCTGGAATTCACCGCCGCCAACCGCGCGACGCTCGTGCTCAAGCCCAACGATGAGTACGGCGGAAAGGGGATCGTGCTGGGCTGGACGGTGAACGACGCCGAGTGGGCAGCGGCGATCGCGACGGCCCTTGCCGAGCCATATATCGTGCAGGAGCGGGTGGAGATCCCCAGCGAATTGTGGCCGGCCTGGACCGACGGCGCGCTACATCTTGGAGAACGCATGCTCGATACCGCGCCCTTTCTCGCGGACGGCATTACGATGTCTGGGTGTCTCACGCGCATTGCGACCGATCCGCTGCTCAACGTCACCGCCGGCGGTGGCTCGAACGTTCCTACCTTTCTTGTTGAACCACGCTGA
- a CDS encoding ATP-grasp domain-containing protein — MEPRIGLLVGREWSFPPAFLEAVARRQSGVTADYITLDATRMGQDVPYSLIIDRISHEVGFYRTFLKHATRMGTTVVNNPFMWSADDKFYDATVAIQNGVAHPKTMVLPNKDYIPGISHTESLRNLAYPLDWKGVAEYIGFPCVLKDAHGGGWRDVYICDSMEELIHHYNNSGLLTMVVQEFIKWDAYVRCMALGREEVLPMPYDPGERRYIPDPGYLGKELEARCIKDSLTLCNALGYDMNTVEFAVKDGIPYAIDFMNPAPDMDIYSLTPTYFEWVVEHMADLAIKLATAPRKEPKGVAIGETTTAK; from the coding sequence ATGGAACCACGGATCGGATTGCTCGTCGGCCGGGAATGGTCGTTTCCTCCCGCCTTTCTCGAAGCGGTGGCGCGCCGGCAGTCCGGTGTCACCGCGGACTACATCACGCTCGACGCCACGCGAATGGGCCAGGATGTCCCGTATTCGCTGATCATTGACCGCATCTCGCATGAGGTCGGGTTCTACCGCACCTTCCTGAAGCACGCGACGCGGATGGGGACGACCGTCGTCAACAACCCCTTCATGTGGTCCGCCGATGACAAGTTCTACGACGCCACGGTAGCCATCCAGAACGGCGTGGCGCACCCGAAGACAATGGTCCTGCCCAACAAGGACTACATCCCTGGGATCTCGCATACGGAGTCGCTGCGCAACCTGGCCTATCCGCTCGACTGGAAGGGCGTCGCCGAATACATCGGCTTCCCCTGCGTCCTCAAGGACGCCCACGGCGGCGGCTGGCGCGATGTGTACATCTGCGACTCGATGGAGGAGCTGATCCACCATTACAACAACAGTGGACTGCTCACCATGGTGGTGCAGGAGTTCATCAAATGGGACGCCTACGTGCGCTGCATGGCGCTCGGGCGCGAAGAAGTGCTGCCGATGCCGTACGACCCCGGCGAGCGCCGCTACATCCCGGACCCGGGCTATCTGGGCAAGGAACTCGAGGCCCGCTGCATCAAGGACTCGCTCACGTTGTGCAATGCCTTGGGGTACGACATGAACACCGTCGAGTTCGCCGTGAAGGATGGCATACCCTACGCCATCGACTTCATGAACCCGGCTCCCGACATGGATATCTATTCGCTCACGCCGACCTACTTCGAATGGGTCGTGGAGCACATGGCGGATCTCGCGATCAAGCTGGCGACGGCGCCGCGAAAGGAGCCGAAGGGTGTGGCGATTGGAGAAACGACAACAGCGAAGTAA
- a CDS encoding S9 family peptidase has protein sequence MAVARVAVARVAAGGTLLVLSASPLWAQAKRPMAWVDAQRLRSVAGTAISPDGTQMLYALTTPDWKEATTQSDIYVVRTDRGVESTRQLTFTTGKNESSPRWAPAGGWFAFSSNREGAAGDTKQQLFLMRADGGEARRITNAKEGVSTFAFSKDGQWLVYRSGKANEEQLYALPMASLDRGTPVDSLTPTQLTKHATGVGSWELAPDSRRIYFITADTVDSDEKARVEKKFTVAVRNAETSINSLWMVDLSSASRPTTRVTRDTSLAVTAFVIAPDSKWVGFTAVPNDRYKRNITEQGIYADQFLLDTRDGSIERLTKNDESAESGLSFSPDARSIAFSASDDMVAYNMKNRRVYVRATDAKGGAFRKIGDLDGDVSADWWSADGKTIYFNEGFKATQQLFALDVASGKVKAVTDVKGVIAVTQDEATKRLMVSYQDPTTTPSLFTVASLASLASRNSWTQLTDPNPWVREQLALGEETEVTWTSKDGKKVGGVLLKPVGYQPGKKYPLIVAIHGGPAAADQLSFNGGYGAQVYAGQGWAVLMPNYRGSTNYGEAHKNGIVGNYFEPGYNDIMTGVDALVAQGLVDETKMGVLGWSAGGHWSNWILTHTDRFKGISSGAGTSNWISMYAQSDVQRNRQYYLGNKLPYDDFDAYWKQSPIKYIRNAKTPTMIHVVEGDPRVPSPQSVELHMGLKRVGVPTELFMYPGASHGIPDARNRLVKSTAEMAWMNYWVLGSGKKFSWREVLETLEDPKAEKKVDVKGIN, from the coding sequence GTGGCTGTTGCCCGAGTGGCTGTTGCCCGAGTGGCGGCGGGCGGCACCCTGCTCGTGTTGTCTGCCTCCCCCCTCTGGGCGCAGGCGAAGCGGCCCATGGCGTGGGTCGACGCGCAGCGACTCCGTTCGGTGGCCGGCACCGCCATCTCCCCCGACGGCACCCAGATGCTGTACGCCCTCACCACGCCCGATTGGAAAGAGGCGACCACCCAGAGCGACATCTATGTAGTGCGCACCGATCGTGGAGTGGAGAGCACGCGACAGCTCACGTTTACGACCGGTAAGAACGAATCGTCGCCGCGGTGGGCTCCCGCCGGCGGGTGGTTTGCTTTCTCATCCAATCGCGAGGGGGCGGCCGGTGACACGAAGCAGCAGCTGTTCCTCATGCGCGCCGACGGTGGCGAGGCGCGACGCATCACCAATGCGAAGGAAGGCGTGAGCACGTTTGCCTTCAGCAAAGACGGACAGTGGCTGGTATACCGCAGCGGCAAGGCGAACGAAGAGCAGCTCTACGCGCTCCCCATGGCGTCGCTCGACCGCGGTACGCCGGTGGATTCGCTCACGCCCACGCAGCTCACCAAGCATGCCACGGGCGTGGGCAGTTGGGAGCTCGCCCCGGATTCCCGCCGCATCTACTTCATCACCGCTGATACCGTCGATTCCGACGAGAAGGCGCGGGTGGAGAAGAAGTTCACCGTCGCCGTGCGGAACGCCGAGACGTCGATCAATTCGCTGTGGATGGTCGATCTGTCGTCCGCGTCTCGTCCGACGACGCGGGTCACCCGCGACACGTCGCTGGCCGTCACGGCGTTCGTGATCGCACCCGACAGCAAGTGGGTGGGCTTCACGGCGGTGCCCAACGATCGCTACAAGCGCAACATCACCGAGCAGGGGATCTACGCCGACCAGTTCCTGCTCGACACGCGCGACGGCAGCATCGAGCGACTCACCAAGAACGACGAGTCGGCCGAGTCCGGGCTCTCCTTTTCGCCCGACGCGCGCTCGATCGCGTTTTCGGCGTCGGACGATATGGTGGCGTACAACATGAAGAACCGTCGCGTGTACGTGCGCGCGACCGATGCGAAGGGCGGCGCGTTCCGGAAGATCGGCGATCTCGACGGCGACGTCAGCGCCGACTGGTGGTCGGCCGACGGCAAGACGATCTATTTCAACGAAGGCTTCAAGGCCACGCAGCAGCTGTTCGCGCTCGATGTGGCGTCTGGCAAAGTGAAGGCGGTGACCGACGTGAAGGGCGTGATCGCGGTGACTCAGGACGAGGCGACCAAGCGCCTGATGGTCTCCTACCAAGATCCGACCACGACGCCGTCACTGTTCACCGTGGCGTCGCTCGCGTCGCTCGCCTCACGCAACTCGTGGACGCAGCTCACCGATCCCAACCCGTGGGTGCGTGAGCAGCTCGCGCTTGGCGAAGAAACGGAAGTGACGTGGACGTCGAAGGATGGCAAGAAGGTGGGAGGCGTGCTGCTCAAGCCCGTCGGCTACCAACCCGGCAAGAAGTATCCACTCATCGTGGCCATTCACGGCGGTCCGGCCGCGGCCGATCAGCTGTCCTTCAACGGCGGCTACGGCGCGCAGGTGTATGCGGGGCAGGGATGGGCGGTGTTGATGCCCAACTACCGTGGCTCTACGAACTACGGTGAAGCGCACAAGAACGGTATCGTGGGGAACTACTTCGAGCCGGGCTACAACGACATCATGACCGGCGTCGACGCGCTGGTCGCGCAGGGACTGGTCGACGAGACCAAGATGGGCGTGCTGGGCTGGAGCGCCGGTGGTCACTGGAGCAACTGGATTCTTACGCACACCGATCGCTTCAAGGGCATCTCGAGCGGCGCTGGCACGTCGAACTGGATTTCCATGTACGCGCAGTCCGACGTGCAGCGGAACCGTCAGTACTACCTGGGCAACAAGCTCCCCTACGACGACTTCGACGCCTACTGGAAGCAGTCGCCGATCAAGTACATCCGGAATGCGAAGACGCCCACGATGATCCACGTGGTCGAAGGCGACCCGCGCGTGCCGAGCCCGCAGAGTGTCGAGCTGCACATGGGTCTCAAGCGCGTCGGCGTGCCCACCGAGCTGTTCATGTATCCCGGCGCGTCTCACGGCATTCCTGACGCGCGCAATCGGCTCGTGAAGAGCACGGCCGAGATGGCGTGGATGAACTACTGGGTGCTCGGCAGCGGCAAGAAGTTCTCGTGGCGCGAGGTGCTGGAAACGCTCGAGGATCCGAAGGCCGAGAAGAAGGTCGACGTGAAGGGGATCAACTGA